The Fusarium verticillioides 7600 chromosome 8, whole genome shotgun sequence genomic interval ACACACTCCCAGTCGTTCTGACTCGCATCATCGTGGATATTCTGGAAACCATGCACCATATGATCCGTCCTTTGCCATGGACGACTACATTTACTGATGATTTTTTCTTATGAGAGATGACAAAGTTGATGATAAGCGCGTTTTTGCATTTTTGTTTTTTGATCTatatttatttcttctttcttatttCCTGCATACAAATGTCTACGGGATGGGCAGCGTTTCGCCCATAATCTCGAATCTTGGCCATCGATGAGCATTCCGGTGGACGGTCTGATTACATTCAAGctccagtcttgagctcagAGTTTTTTTCACACACCGAGCTTATCTTGATGCTTGTATTCTTGGGCCAAACCCTCTCGTTGGCTTCGTGGCAGAAAGTTGATACCCGAAAAGCGGTGATGGCGGAAGCATCCGGTTGATGGTCCAGCTGAGTTACCAGCCCGGCTCGACTACCTCGAGGTACCAGTACCAACAGCGCTTACTGAAAGCTCAACTTTTTTATTTGGAAATCATGTACGCCCAGATGGGTTATTTTTGGAGTTTGGTTGGGTGGTGGAAAGGCCCCAGTACGTCCTTAATGAACAGATGTCTTACCTGTTGGTAGCTTTGAGCCGGTGTGCCTTTTTCCGATGCATGGTCGTTGCTACCTGAAGGGTGTAGATTCATGTTTAGGAGGACTGGCCTTTATTGGACTGGGACTAGACAATTTCCCATTGTTTTGCACCCCTTCTTGCCGCGATCTGATCAGCAGGAGATACCTGTGGGAAGCTGCATGAGAGACGATTATGGATATGGCTTATGTATTGCATTGTTGAGCATGATGTAAgaggaggaacttgagaCTTGGCTGGAACTATCATTGGACCCTTGTCATCAGAACGATAGATTGTACGGGCGAACGAGGTTCGCGCCTCTATCTGCTGCCCGGCAGAGAATAATCTTATGTTACAACCAGCATGACATGCATGTCAGGCTTCTCTATTCTACTTGTTCCGAGACGTTAAATGGTGACCCGTGACAAGATCTTCGGCTGATCATGGTGTAGTGAGGGTGGCAGATTGATTATGAGTGGACTAAATGGAGGTGAAGGATTTTGGTCGAAACGGAAGATATTGTTTTGGATTGGAGAGACTGGGAGAGTAACAAGCAAGACAACGACTGGGTGGATATGATTGAGTTCAACCATAGCATAAAAATGGGAACATGTCTAGCATTGGATGTTTAGCTATCCCGTTTTCTCCTGTCTCAGGTGTCTGAGTTTGTGCATAAGAAACTGGCGATCTGTCGTATGTGTAGATTAACCGCCCAGAGCAGCTTTCATCCGGTGTAAGCGCCCGAGATATTCATGCAAACGTGAGCAGTCAGGCAGTGCAGTTGCTGACGCTGTCTCAGGGGTAGAATTGGACCCGACATTAGCATGGTCCGTCAGGTCTCAAATATGTAGCCTAGTGGCATTCCAATGTCAAACTTGAACAGAAAGGTTCAGAGTATCACAATCTCTTAATGCAAACCTTAGGTAGGGACAATGGTTGTCTCACAAAGGCCGGCGCTACTGCCTAGAAACTTCTTTTCATGCGGGCTAAAATAGAGCTCGTCAGTTTCCATTACCAAGATGCACGAATAAAACCTGAAGGGGGGCGTGTGCATTGCAAATCTGGAGCATCAAAGTCGTGGACAGCTGCCATTGGATGATGACTAAATGGGCTTTCTGTGCGAGGTTGCTGGGTCAGCGATCGAGTGTTGTTTACTTTCGACGTCATTTGAAGATTGTGGCTGGATTCTGGTGATGAGGTCCAGAAAAGTAATTGAAGCTGATTCAAACTTTGGAAGGAAACTATTGGAACACTGATTTGATGCCGTTTAAAATCATTGCTTTATTTTTATGTTTCTATGTATCAAACTTCGAGAGCGTTGTAAGCATTCTGACGCGCACGTTGAAGCTGCCCAACCACCCGCTGTGCATCCCAGCCACGCACTTTACAGGCCTCGTTTCTGGGTTAACCAAGCACCATCGCCCAGCCTGAGCCACGCAatactcttcctctctctaATATTTCTCTCTCCTTATCTCAGAAAACACACTATTTCCATAATCAACACCACACGACTCATTTAACGATTACAATTACTTACCACACTCATTCGATTGATACATTGAGGATACTCACATCAACTGCTTGCTTGGTCTTATTTACGATTGAGCTCGGCTGGGCTACAGCACCCTGGGCCTAGCTTACACATATCTATACTCGACTGAGACCTCTTCATTCTACtccattccatcatggcACCCGCTATCGTTCGCTCATTGCGCAGTGCGTCTTCAATCACCCAGCACGCCCCTCGTGCTGCAGAGGCCTTTTCCACACTCTCGGGGCGCTTATTAGAGGGCAGTAAAGTGCTGCTAGCTCGAGATGATAAAGGCGACGACAAGAACGATAGGCACAAACCATCCGTTGAACCTGAATCAGGCTCGTTCGACCCTCACGACATCAGCAATGCCggttcttcttcctttttgcTCTGATTGGTGTGGCGTTCGTGTGTACTGGTATCTGGTTTTTCTTCTGGGCAAAGAACGGTGGCTTCCAATTCAAGGAAACAGATTGGGATGACTACAAATCTACGGTTCTTCGACGTACCGGGCCTAACGGCACTATTCTCTCCAACGCAACTCGACCAACAAACCTCGGTGGTGGCAGTGTATACAAGGACGTGGACGACGACAACACGACTGTAGTCACAGAGAGCACAACACTTACTGGTATCACAGCTGGAGCAAGCGACATTGGTGCACGTGAGAAGCGACGCCGCAAGCAGGAAAAGCGAGACCGTGAGCGTgcgaagaagggcaagaagactAGCCGCCACGTTGGTGAAGcgggtgttgaagatgaggaggccGAActtgcagccaagaaggaactCCGCAGCTATCGCCATGAGAGGCCTGCCCGCGTTGGTGGACTGAACAAGGAGAGTGAAGGTTCCGAATGGGATGGCTCTACCAACCCTGGCACTGAATCTAACGTCTCAACAAACCTTCTTTCTGATCGTCAGACAACCCCTACAACCACACCTACCAAGGCCACCGGCGGCATCCGCAAGGTCTACTCTACCGCTGATCGTCGGGAGAACCGTGAGGCAGAACGCATGCGCGCCGAGGCCCGTCGTCTTCGTGAAGCTGGCCGAGCAGCCCGTCGCGATTTCAGCTACCAGCGTGCCGAGAGCTACACCCGCGCCGACAGCCAGGTCAGTGAGAGTCTCCTTGATGGATCACAGGTGACCCGTACCACAGACGATAGTGGCGATCTGGGTACCAAGAGTTATCACCACCCGATGCCTGAGCTGAGGGAGCttgagagggagagggcAAGGGAGGAGCGGCGGGCACGAAGAGCGCAGAGGGAATAtcgacgagggcgaggagaGGAATGTTAAGGTTGACGTGATATGGGAATGACGAAAGTCTTGAATGGGCTATAAGGTAAAATGCGATTTCTTACTTTGGGTTTGGACTGGGTTCACTGCGCGCATGTAGATGTATAACGGTAATGTAAATAGGCATGGTAACGGCTTCTCACGGACATGAATTGATATGCTGAGATTGTTAGAATACGAGATAGGCAATGCATTGAATAAACATGATGCTCTGACTTGTATGAAAATgaagtcaaggtcttgaacGTGTAGGTAGATCTACTTAAGTTGGCGTATCACTAGTGCCAAGTTGCTCGGGGCATTAAACGATGAAGGTTTCAGCCGTAATAGTTGCCAATGTTATGATATTGACTTGGTAATGACTTGTTTACTTTGACTACGGAGTAAAAAGGGCGAATAATGAAACTATCGTCCAATGTCTCACATGTCTCCCTGAACATGCTACTACCTTCCATAAGCAGTTCCTGTTTCAGATCCTTGAGATATCAATTATTAAAACAATTCCAGGACTGTAAGGATTTGACAATTCGTTGGTTGAC includes:
- a CDS encoding hypothetical protein (At least one base has a quality score < 10), whose translation is MAPAIVRSLRSASSITQHAPRAAEAFSTLSGRLLEGSKVLLARDDKGDDKNDRHKPSQCRFFFLFALIGVAFVCTGIWFFFWAKNGGFQFKETDWDDYKSTVLRRTGPNGTILSNATRPTNLGGGSVYKDVDDDNTTVVTESTTLTGITAGASDIGAREKRRRKQEKRDRERAKKGKKTSRHVGEAGVEDEEAELAAKKELRSYRHERPARVGGLNKESEGSEWDGSTNPGTESNVSTNLLSDRQTTPTTTPTKATGGIRKVYSTADRRENREAERMRAEARRLREAGRAARRDFSYQRAESYTRADSQVSESLLDGSQVTRTTDDSGDLGTKSYHHPMPELRELERERAREERRARRAQREYRRGRGEEC